A window from Vigna angularis cultivar LongXiaoDou No.4 chromosome 7, ASM1680809v1, whole genome shotgun sequence encodes these proteins:
- the LOC108338612 gene encoding L-arabinokinase: MRIEQESDGVSASTKHLVFAYYVTGHGFGHATRVTEVVRHLILAGHDVHVVTGAPDFVFTTEIQSPRLFIRKVLLDCGAVQADALTVDRLASLAKYSETAVKPRAKILAQESEWLNSIKADLVVSDVVPVACRAAADAGIRSVCVTNFSWDFIYAEYVMAAGLNHRSIVWEIAEDYSHCEFLIRLPGYCPMPAFRDIFDVPLVVRRLHKSAKEVRKELGVTDDVKLVILNFGGQPSGLKLKEEFLPPGWLCLVCGASKSDDLPPNFIKLAQDAYTPDIIAASDCMLGKIGYGTVSEALAYKCPFVFVRRDYFNEEPFLRNMLEHYQCGVEMIRRDLLTGHWRPYLQRVLSLKPSYEGGINGGEVAARILQETALGKNYASDKLSGARRLRDAIVLGYQLQRASGRDITIPEWYTTAEDQLGPTTPGSPVDDGSLALSPDFANFDILHGDVQGLPDTMAFLHSLSELEEKHKRRERKAAASLFNWQEDIFVTRAPGRLDVMGGIADYSGSLVLQMPIKEACHVALQRIHPSKHRLWKHAEARQNDKGGNPTAVLQIVSFGSELSNRGPTFDMDLSDFMEEGKPITYEKAKKYFAQDPSQKWAAYVAGSILVLMTELGVRFEDSISMLVSSAVPEGKGVSSSASVEVASMSAIAAAHGLNISPRELAILCQKVENHIVGAPCGVMDQMASACGEANKLLAMVCQPAEIIGLVDIPSHIRFWGIDSGIRHSVGGADYGSVRIGTFMGMKMIKAKASEELSKSCAANGLNYDEVEQDDLELLKQEASLDYLCNLPPHRFEALYAKSLPESIVGEAFVEQHENHNDPVTIIDQKRTYVVKAPTTHPIYENFRVKTFKALLSSASSTYQLASLGELLYQCHYSYSACGLGSDGTDRLVHLVQELQHSAESKSEGGILYGAKITGGGSGGTVCVIGRNCLKSSEHIFEVQQRYKKATGYMPFLFEGSSPGAGKFGYLKIRRRAAPKKANTGDDDAAVTVENSS; encoded by the exons ATGAGGATCGAGCAAGAGAGTGACGGAGTCTCAGCTTCCACAAAGCACCTAGTATTTGCGTATTATGTCACTGGTCATGGTTTTGGCCATGCCACTCGAGTTACTGAG GTGGTGCGGCATTTGATTCTCGCGGGGCATGATGTGCACGTCGTCACTGGTGCTCCTGATTTTGTTTTCACCACTGAAATACAGTCTCCTCGCTTGTTCATTCGCAAa GTGCTTTTGGACTGTGGAGCTGTTCAGGCAGATGCGTTGACCGTTGATCGCCTTGCCTCTTTGGCTAAG TATTCTGAAACAGCAGTGAAGCCCCGTGCAAAAATCTTGGCTCAAGAATCTGAGTGGTTGAACTCTATTAAAGCTGACTTAGTG GTCTCGGATGTTGTCCCAGTTGCATGTCGAGCAGCAGCGGATGCAGGCATTCGCTCTGTTTGTGTGACCAATTTCAG TTGGGACTTCATCTATGCAGAGTATGTCATGGCTGCTGGACTAAATCATCGTTCAATAGTTTGGGAG ATAGCGGAGGACTATTCACATTGCGAGTTCCTTATTCGCCTCCCAGGATATTGCCCAA TGCCCGCTTTTCGGGATATTTTTGATGTCCCTCTCGTTGTGAGGAGGTTGCACAAATCTGCAAAAGAG GTGAGGAAGGAACTTGGGGTAACTGATGATGTGAAACTAGTTATTCTAAACTTTGGTGGGCAG CCATCAGGATTGAAGCTAAAGGAGGAATTCTTACCGCCTGGCTGGTTGTGCCTG GTTTGTGGTGCTTCTAAAAGTGATGACCTTCCACCTAACTTCATAAAACTTGCTCAAGATGCGTATACACCTGACATTATTGCAGCATCTGACTGTATGCTTG GGAAAATTGGATATGGCACAGTTAGTGAGGCCTTGGCATACAAGTGCCCTTTTGTCTTTGTACGAAGAGATTATTTCAATGAAGAACCTTTTTTGAGAAATATGCTTGAG cATTATCAATGTGGTGTTGAAATGATTAGAAGGGATTTACTGACTGGTCATTGGAGACCTTATCTTCAACGAGTGTTAAGTTTGAAACCCAGCTATGAAGGAGGCATTAATGGTGGTGAG GTAGCAGCACGCATCCTGCAGGAGACAGCTTTAGGAAAAAATTATGCATCAGATAAG CTTAGTGGTGCTAGAAGGTTGCGTGATGCCATAGTTCTTGGGTATCAACTTCAAAGGGCCTCTGGCCGAGACATTACAATCCCAGAATGGTATACAACTGCAGAAGACCAACTTGGGCCCACGACACCTGGTTCCCCTGTCGATGATGGAAGCTTAGCATTGAGCCC GGACTTTGCAAACTTTGACATTCTTCATGGAGATGTTCAAGGACTTCCGGATACTATGGCATTCTTACATAGCCTGTCTGAATTAGAGGAGAAGCACAAAAGGCGGGAGCGTAAGGCTGCAGCCAGTCTCTTCAACTGGCAG GAGGACATTTTTGTTACGAGAGCTCCTGGAAGATTAGATGTTATGGGTGGTATTGCTGACTATTCTGGAAGTCTTGTGCTGCAG ATGCCAATTAAGGAAGCCTGTCATGTTGCTTTGCAAAGAATCCATCCAAGTAAACATAGGCTGTGGAAACATGCTGAAGCTCGGCAGAATGACAAAGGAGGAAATCCAACTGCTGTCTTGCAAATC GTATCATTTGGATCAGAATTGAGCAATCGAGGCCCAACATTTGACATGGATTTGTCTGATTTTATGGAAGAAGGCAAACCAATCACATATGAGAAAGCAAAGAAATACTTTGCTCAAGATCCTTCCCAAAA GTGGGCTGCATATGTAGCAGGTTCTATTTTGGTCTTAATGACTGAATTGGGTGTTCGATTTGAAGATAGTATAAGCATGCTG GTTTCATCTGCAGTTCCAGAAGGGAAAGGTGTATCATCTTCTGCCTCTGTGGAGGTTGCTAGTATGTCTGCTATTGCAGCTGCTCATG GGTTAAATATCAGCCCAAGGGAACTGGCCATACTCTGCCAGAAG GTGGAAAACCACATTGTAGGAGCTCCTTGCGGAGTCATGGACCAGATGGCTTCAGCATGCGGTGAAGCCAACAAACTTCTTGCTATGGTTTGCCAG CCTGCGGAAATTATTGGTCTTGTTGACATTCCCAGCCATATCCGTTTCTGGGGAATTGATTCTGGAATAAGACACAG CGTTGGAGGTGCAGACTATGGTTCTGTTAGAATTGGAACCTTTATGGGTATGAAGATGATAAAGGCCAAGGCTTCTGAGGAATTGTCCAAGAGTTGTGCTGCTAATGGGTTGAACTATGATGAAGTGGAACAAGATGATCTAGAACTACTCAAACAAGAAGCCTCCTTAGATTACTTATGTAATTTGCCACCTCATAG ATTTGAGGCTCTTTATGCTAAGTCTCTTCCAGAGTCCATTGTTGGTGAGGCATTTGTAGAGCAACATGAAAATCATAATGATCCTGTCACTATTATTGATCAGAAGCGTACGTACGTAGTTAAAGCTCCCACAACGCATCCAATCTATGAAAACTTCCGAGTCAAG ACCTTCAAGGCACTTCTATCATCTGCATCTTCAACCTATCAGCTTGCATCCTTAGGAGAACTGCTATATCAG TGCCACTACAGCTACAGTGCTTGTGGACTTGGCTCTGATGGAACAGATAGGCTTGTACACTTAGTGCAAGAGTTGCAGCACAGTGCAGAATCTAAATCTGAAGGTGGGATTTTATATGGAGCCAAGATAACTGGTGGTGGTTCAGGCGGAACAGTTTGTGTAATTGGTAGAAACTGTCTCAAGAGCAGTGAACACATTTTTGAG GTTCAGCAGAGATACAAGAAAGCTACTGGTTATATGCCTTTTCTTTTTGAGGGTTCATCACCAGGTGCTGGAAAATTTGGGTACCTGAAAATACGCCGTCGAGCTGCCCCAAAAAAGGCTAATACGGGTGATGATGATGCTGCAGTCACAGTGGAAAATAGCAGTTGA